From a single Pirellulaceae bacterium genomic region:
- a CDS encoding serine acetyltransferase, with protein MASDFRLKEKLPNLTASIVATYTAEDRINHLGHCPLPNYEVIESILDDLKDIFYPGYRRREGLHRGNVMYHVGDLIDGLHDKLTTQIARALRHDDRIKNRTGDCESQTDYEAKGQAIAIAFLEQIPNLRQLLSMDVEAAYEGDPAVSSRDEIIFCYPGLEAITIYRIAHQLRQLGVPFIPRMMTEQAHARTGIDIHPGASIGHHFFIDHGTGVVIGETCNIGSYVKIYQGVTLGALSFPTDSDGQLIRGQKRHPTIEDYVVIYANATILGGKTVIGEHSVVGSSVWITNSVAPKSTILLEKPNLRVRSGLPDELRPEANYQI; from the coding sequence ATGGCCTCTGACTTTAGGCTCAAAGAAAAACTGCCCAACCTAACTGCCTCGATTGTCGCCACTTATACGGCGGAAGATCGAATTAACCACTTGGGGCATTGCCCGCTGCCGAACTATGAGGTGATCGAATCAATCCTGGATGATCTGAAGGATATCTTTTATCCAGGTTATCGACGTCGTGAAGGACTGCATCGTGGCAACGTGATGTACCATGTCGGCGATCTGATTGACGGTTTGCACGACAAGTTGACCACACAGATTGCCCGAGCACTGCGCCATGATGACCGCATTAAGAACCGCACAGGTGATTGCGAAAGCCAAACTGACTACGAGGCCAAGGGACAGGCCATCGCCATCGCGTTTTTGGAGCAGATACCTAATTTGCGCCAATTGCTATCTATGGATGTCGAGGCGGCCTATGAGGGCGATCCGGCGGTTAGCAGTCGCGATGAAATCATTTTTTGTTACCCAGGTCTGGAGGCGATCACCATTTACCGCATTGCGCACCAATTACGACAACTTGGCGTGCCTTTCATACCACGAATGATGACCGAACAAGCGCACGCCAGAACGGGAATCGATATTCACCCAGGCGCTTCGATCGGTCACCACTTCTTCATCGATCACGGAACCGGAGTGGTGATTGGTGAAACATGCAATATCGGTTCTTACGTAAAAATCTATCAAGGCGTGACCCTGGGTGCACTCAGCTTTCCCACGGATTCTGATGGGCAGTTGATACGTGGTCAAAAGCGACATCCCACGATCGAAGACTACGTGGTGATTTATGCAAACGCTACGATCTTGGGAGGCAAGACAGTCATCGGTGAGCACAGTGTGGTGGGATCCTCGGTTTGGATCACCAATAGCGTCGCCCCAAAATCGACCATTCTGCTGGAAAAACCCAATCTACGGGTTCGCAGTGGACTGCCCGATGAACTGCGCCCGGAAGCGAACTATCAAATTTGA
- a CDS encoding monovalent cation/H+ antiporter subunit A encodes MRLALIVAVPLFGALLPMLLARASRKICAVGTAITTLIALTLLVTYTPEVLDGQLIEVGWDWVPQLGLSLDFKLDGLGLLMSGLILGIGLLVILYANAYLEPHEPVGVFYTYLLVFQAAMLGIALSDNALSLVVFWELTSVASFLLIGFWNHLPEGRQGARMALVVTGGGGLALTAGMLLLGGIAGTYDITEIIAHRQLVQDSPWYPLMLACILLGCFTKSAQFPFHFWLPRAMAAPTPVSAYLHSATMVKAGVFLLARLWPVLSGNEYWFYTVTTVGVLTMLLGAALATFQTDLKALMAYSTVSHLGLMTMLLGLQTQAGVVACMFHLLNHAVFKAALFMNVGIIDHGAGTRDINRLGGLVRWMPITAVAGLLAAAANAGLPPLNGFLSKEMMLEEVWNISYLGQPGVVAVVATVAGALAFAYSMRFVINVYFGDRQKLLHEPHGPSPGLAFAPTLLALAALVFGIFPGPIGEPLVESAVQASTAAEPPHLHFHLWHGMTPAVYSSIAAVMVGLLVFGRHGELANIWKRVAVVDGNRAFHATIDLIVTSCRRLTELLQSGSLPNYLVIMLVATLCGGGVSLLTSTWQLGTRPLLPVNSLSLLMGVVLLVATVAAVVYHKQRIICLLATNVVGLLTCIGFVYLSAPDLALTQIAVEVVTLILILLAMFFLPKQTSNETQVWRRWRDGILSVMGGLGMAALSWAVMRLDIQRDLANYFIDHSLSKAGGANVVNVILVDFRGFDTFSEVAVLSIAALTIYSLLDRARHGISGNKLNHWVADQPRTLEKHPKLMMLPTRLMLPMTMLAAAYLFLRGHNDPGGGFVAGLMASIALIMQYMISGYKWADQRIHIDAHAWIATGLLLVAGTSTASIVMGYPFLTNAHGHIHLPVLGDLAWSSAMAFDAGVLMAVVGALMLTLANLARMGRQAEKSASQANAVAGAIAESSTSTSPPPTARGVNPPYGGSNAMATLLPPNLEASALDWPSANRGI; translated from the coding sequence ATGCGTTTAGCACTCATTGTCGCCGTACCACTGTTTGGAGCCCTGTTGCCAATGCTGTTGGCCAGGGCGAGTCGAAAAATCTGCGCTGTTGGAACGGCCATCACAACGCTGATTGCGTTGACATTGTTGGTGACCTACACCCCAGAAGTCCTGGACGGCCAGTTGATCGAGGTCGGATGGGACTGGGTTCCCCAGTTAGGTCTGAGCCTGGACTTCAAGTTGGATGGTCTGGGCCTGTTGATGTCGGGCTTAATTTTGGGAATAGGTTTGCTGGTAATTCTGTACGCAAACGCGTATTTGGAACCCCACGAGCCGGTGGGGGTTTTCTACACCTACCTATTAGTATTCCAAGCAGCCATGTTAGGCATCGCGTTGTCAGACAACGCCCTGTCGCTGGTGGTATTTTGGGAATTAACCAGCGTTGCCTCATTCCTGCTAATTGGATTTTGGAATCATTTGCCAGAAGGTCGCCAGGGTGCGCGTATGGCCTTGGTGGTGACCGGGGGAGGTGGTTTGGCGCTGACTGCGGGCATGTTGTTACTTGGCGGAATTGCAGGCACATATGACATAACGGAAATCATTGCGCATCGGCAGCTCGTGCAAGACTCGCCCTGGTACCCGCTGATGTTGGCCTGCATCTTGCTGGGTTGTTTTACGAAAAGTGCTCAGTTTCCATTCCATTTTTGGCTGCCGCGAGCGATGGCCGCGCCCACGCCAGTTTCGGCCTATCTGCACTCGGCGACGATGGTCAAGGCAGGGGTCTTCTTGCTGGCACGATTGTGGCCCGTACTTTCAGGGAACGAGTATTGGTTCTACACGGTAACGACGGTTGGTGTGTTAACAATGCTGTTAGGCGCAGCCCTGGCTACCTTTCAGACCGATCTCAAAGCTCTCATGGCTTACTCGACGGTCAGTCATCTGGGCCTGATGACGATGCTGCTTGGCCTACAGACTCAAGCCGGCGTTGTGGCCTGCATGTTTCACCTGCTGAACCATGCAGTATTTAAAGCCGCGTTGTTCATGAATGTGGGCATCATCGACCACGGTGCTGGGACGCGCGATATCAATCGGCTTGGGGGACTGGTTCGTTGGATGCCGATTACGGCAGTCGCTGGACTCCTGGCCGCTGCTGCGAATGCGGGCCTACCGCCACTCAACGGATTCTTGTCCAAAGAGATGATGTTGGAAGAGGTCTGGAACATCAGTTACTTGGGACAGCCAGGTGTGGTTGCTGTCGTCGCGACAGTGGCGGGAGCGTTGGCGTTTGCGTACTCCATGAGATTCGTCATAAATGTTTACTTTGGTGATCGCCAAAAACTACTTCATGAACCACATGGTCCCAGTCCAGGATTGGCCTTTGCGCCAACCTTGCTGGCGCTGGCGGCGTTAGTGTTTGGGATTTTTCCAGGGCCCATTGGCGAGCCGCTCGTGGAATCAGCCGTCCAAGCGAGCACGGCGGCTGAGCCTCCGCATTTGCACTTTCATCTGTGGCATGGAATGACGCCCGCCGTGTACTCGTCGATTGCAGCAGTAATGGTCGGCCTACTAGTGTTCGGGCGCCACGGTGAACTCGCGAACATCTGGAAGCGCGTGGCTGTGGTTGATGGCAACCGAGCCTTTCATGCCACTATCGACTTGATTGTCACCAGCTGTCGACGGCTCACAGAACTTCTCCAATCCGGTTCATTGCCTAATTACCTAGTTATCATGCTAGTCGCCACGCTGTGCGGCGGCGGCGTGTCATTGCTGACCTCCACTTGGCAGTTGGGTACACGACCTCTGCTGCCGGTCAATTCGCTCAGCCTGTTGATGGGTGTAGTTCTACTGGTCGCAACAGTGGCAGCCGTTGTCTACCACAAGCAGCGTATCATCTGTTTATTAGCGACCAACGTCGTGGGCTTGCTGACTTGTATTGGCTTTGTCTATCTTTCCGCCCCCGACCTGGCGTTGACTCAAATCGCCGTCGAAGTCGTAACGCTGATTTTAATTTTGTTGGCCATGTTTTTCTTGCCCAAACAAACATCCAACGAAACCCAGGTATGGCGGCGATGGCGCGATGGAATTCTGAGCGTCATGGGTGGGCTGGGAATGGCTGCACTCAGTTGGGCGGTGATGCGACTAGATATCCAACGCGATTTAGCAAACTACTTTATCGACCATTCGTTGTCGAAGGCAGGTGGCGCTAACGTCGTCAATGTGATTCTAGTTGACTTTCGAGGCTTTGACACCTTCAGCGAGGTTGCCGTATTGAGCATCGCTGCGCTAACCATTTATTCGTTGTTGGATCGCGCTCGGCATGGCATCTCGGGGAACAAGCTGAATCATTGGGTTGCCGATCAACCACGAACTTTGGAGAAACATCCCAAACTGATGATGCTGCCCACGCGCTTGATGTTACCGATGACCATGTTGGCTGCTGCCTACCTGTTTCTGCGCGGGCACAATGATCCCGGTGGTGGATTTGTGGCCGGGCTGATGGCCTCGATCGCGCTGATTATGCAATACATGATCAGCGGTTACAAATGGGCCGATCAGCGGATTCATATTGACGCTCATGCCTGGATTGCCACAGGTCTGCTGTTAGTGGCCGGTACTAGCACGGCATCCATCGTCATGGGCTATCCGTTTCTCACTAATGCTCATGGGCACATCCATTTGCCGGTTCTAGGGGATCTGGCTTGGTCAAGCGCCATGGCGTTCGACGCCGGCGTGTTAATGGCTGTAGTGGGTGCGCTCATGCTCACACTGGCGAATCTGGCACGTATGGGAAGACAAGCCGAAAAATCAGCTTCCCAAGCCAATGCTGTCGCTGGTGCAATTGCAGAATCATCAACATCAACAAGCCCGCCACCAACCGCCCGTGGCGTCAATCCGCCGTATGGTGGCTCAAACGCGATGGCAACTTTGCTCCCACCCAATCTTGAAGCATCTGCGTTGGATTGGCCTTCGGCAAATCGAGGAATCTAG
- a CDS encoding Na+/H+ antiporter subunit C, translating to MEVIVALSVGLMTAAGIYLLLRNRTFPVIMGLVMMTYAINLFLFCTGGIAIDQAPIIRADAASYTDPVPQALVLTAIVISFGTTALIVVLALCAFLETGNDEVTLRSWSKERNEHS from the coding sequence ATGGAAGTCATCGTCGCTCTATCCGTAGGTCTCATGACTGCTGCTGGTATCTATCTATTGCTCCGCAATCGCACCTTTCCGGTAATTATGGGGCTGGTGATGATGACTTACGCAATCAATCTATTTTTATTCTGCACAGGCGGCATCGCCATCGATCAGGCGCCAATCATTCGCGCCGATGCAGCCAGTTATACCGATCCAGTACCTCAAGCTCTCGTATTAACGGCCATCGTCATCTCCTTTGGCACAACCGCTCTGATTGTGGTGCTAGCGCTGTGTGCGTTTCTGGAGACTGGCAACGACGAAGTCACCCTGCGTAGTTGGTCGAAGGAGCGCAACGAGCACTCATGA
- a CDS encoding monovalent cation/H+ antiporter subunit D, translated as MNHWVIFPILIPAVVAPLIVLTSRRDEVLARVFSVAATLFMLVVSCWLWHASSQGHVVRYELGQWPSPFGIVFVLDRLSATMLVLSGVLGFVVSLAAIDGWDQRGRNFHALLLLQLGGINGAFLTGDLFNLFVYFEVMLIASYGLMVHGGGADRLRAGIQFVVINLCGSSLFLVALGLIYGTCGGLQMSDVGQKIGLLPEGNRALMSCGITLLMMVFAVKAALVPLHFWLPSAYGHAPPLIAALFAIATKVGIYCMIRVHGQVISGNEGVLSQWTTNWLQPAGLVTIVVGMVGVLASRTLCQMGSYATLASSGTIVSCVALLNSDSLAAGLYYLAHSTLAGAVLFLIADAIACRRGADADQLVTSGPMSQRALLGGLFLIAALAITGMPPLSGFIGKLLILDAMRQSDWGGWMWVIILATSLLGILGFARAGSTLFWKCTANSNIPPTSHEHNYTIMTLVAGGSLMLGLIALTAAAGVTLAELESVAVQVWSMR; from the coding sequence ATGAATCATTGGGTTATTTTCCCGATACTTATCCCGGCAGTGGTAGCACCGCTGATCGTGCTCACATCGCGGCGTGATGAAGTTCTTGCACGTGTATTTAGTGTCGCTGCAACTCTGTTCATGTTGGTAGTATCCTGCTGGTTGTGGCATGCCAGCAGCCAGGGTCATGTGGTGCGTTATGAATTAGGGCAATGGCCAAGTCCGTTTGGCATTGTCTTTGTGTTGGACCGTCTATCAGCCACGATGCTGGTTCTGTCAGGCGTTCTGGGATTCGTTGTCTCGCTGGCCGCCATCGATGGATGGGACCAACGCGGGCGAAATTTTCATGCACTGTTGCTGCTTCAATTGGGCGGCATCAATGGGGCATTCTTAACCGGTGACCTGTTTAATCTGTTTGTGTACTTTGAAGTGATGCTCATAGCCTCGTACGGTCTGATGGTTCACGGCGGTGGAGCCGATCGGTTACGAGCTGGCATTCAATTTGTCGTCATTAACTTGTGCGGCTCGTCGCTATTCCTGGTGGCCCTAGGTTTGATCTACGGCACCTGCGGTGGCCTACAAATGAGCGACGTGGGCCAGAAAATCGGCCTGCTGCCAGAAGGTAATCGAGCGTTGATGAGTTGCGGAATTACGTTGTTAATGATGGTCTTTGCGGTCAAGGCGGCGCTGGTGCCCTTGCATTTCTGGCTACCAAGTGCCTATGGCCATGCTCCACCGCTGATAGCCGCATTGTTCGCCATCGCCACCAAAGTTGGCATCTATTGTATGATTCGCGTACATGGCCAGGTGATCTCCGGTAACGAAGGTGTCTTATCCCAGTGGACCACCAACTGGCTACAGCCAGCCGGACTAGTGACGATCGTAGTCGGCATGGTTGGAGTTTTGGCATCACGAACGTTGTGCCAAATGGGCAGCTACGCTACTTTGGCTTCCAGCGGCACGATCGTATCCTGTGTTGCCCTGCTGAACTCAGACTCGCTTGCCGCTGGATTGTACTATTTGGCGCATTCGACGTTGGCTGGCGCGGTTTTGTTCTTGATAGCTGACGCTATCGCTTGCCGCCGAGGTGCAGATGCCGATCAACTGGTTACTTCTGGACCGATGTCCCAGCGCGCTTTGCTGGGTGGATTGTTCTTGATAGCGGCTCTAGCAATTACCGGCATGCCGCCGCTATCCGGCTTCATAGGCAAGCTATTGATCCTGGATGCCATGCGCCAGTCGGACTGGGGCGGCTGGATGTGGGTAATCATCCTGGCCACCTCGCTGCTGGGAATCCTGGGATTTGCTCGCGCTGGCAGTACGCTGTTTTGGAAATGCACCGCCAACTCGAACATTCCACCGACCTCTCATGAGCACAATTACACCATCATGACGCTGGTGGCCGGCGGTTCACTCATGCTGGGGTTGATCGCGTTGACTGCCGCTGCGGGAGTAACGCTGGCTGAACTGGAATCGGTTGCGGTGCAGGTCTGGAGCATGAGGTAA
- a CDS encoding Na+/H+ antiporter subunit E produces MDSSHHDQRTWQQRWLPHPLISIGLIYLWMALQNNFAISSLVTGVILGIVIPIQTRSIWDVKPHIGAVGPMIMFAVVLLWDIVVANVQVALIVVFKPLDRLQPKWFTVPLDLVSPEAIAILSSAITLTPGTVSCDLSANGRSLLIHAMDTGDAEAEAAKIKQRYEARLMRIFE; encoded by the coding sequence ATGGACAGCAGCCATCACGATCAACGAACCTGGCAACAACGCTGGTTGCCGCATCCCCTCATTTCGATCGGCCTGATCTATCTATGGATGGCGTTGCAAAACAACTTCGCTATCAGCTCTCTGGTGACAGGTGTCATCCTAGGGATCGTTATCCCCATTCAGACTCGCAGTATTTGGGACGTTAAGCCACACATTGGGGCCGTCGGCCCAATGATTATGTTCGCTGTCGTGCTGCTGTGGGATATTGTTGTGGCCAACGTACAGGTCGCACTGATCGTAGTTTTCAAACCGCTCGATCGACTGCAACCCAAATGGTTCACGGTGCCGTTGGATTTAGTCTCGCCAGAGGCCATCGCCATCCTGTCAAGCGCCATTACACTGACACCGGGTACCGTTAGTTGTGATCTGTCTGCCAACGGTCGCAGCCTGTTGATTCACGCTATGGACACCGGCGATGCCGAAGCTGAAGCTGCCAAGATCAAGCAGCGTTACGAGGCTCGATTAATGAGGATTTTCGAATGA
- a CDS encoding K+/H+ antiporter subunit F: protein MIWGALVFGLTAAVAGLLMNSWRLAKGPDATDRILASDTMVVNTIALIILYGMLQGTTTYFESALLFAMFGFTSTVAYCRFLLRGDIIE, encoded by the coding sequence ATGATCTGGGGTGCGTTGGTCTTTGGTTTGACGGCGGCCGTGGCTGGGCTGCTCATGAACTCCTGGCGATTGGCCAAGGGACCCGATGCCACGGACCGTATCTTAGCCTCCGACACCATGGTCGTGAATACAATCGCGTTGATCATCTTGTATGGCATGCTCCAAGGAACAACAACTTATTTTGAATCCGCACTGCTATTTGCTATGTTCGGCTTCACGTCCACCGTGGCCTATTGTCGCTTTTTACTGCGCGGCGACATCATTGAGTGA
- a CDS encoding Na+/H+ antiporter subunit G, whose protein sequence is MTNSVEIVIAMCIIVGSVFLLVGSYGLLRMPDLMSRLHAPTKATTLGVGAILVGSMLHTFITQGILSVHELLIVFFLFGTAPISAHFIARAYLLIHRDKLESTLPDTCCQCGWSMYDKPAEDHVESSGGQAIPASSQLPASH, encoded by the coding sequence ATGACCAATTCCGTTGAAATCGTGATCGCCATGTGTATCATCGTGGGCAGCGTGTTTCTGCTCGTCGGGTCTTATGGTCTATTACGCATGCCCGACTTAATGTCGCGTCTGCATGCGCCCACCAAGGCAACGACATTGGGCGTTGGCGCCATCTTAGTAGGTTCGATGTTACACACATTCATCACGCAAGGCATCCTTTCGGTACACGAACTGCTGATCGTTTTCTTCTTGTTCGGAACGGCACCGATATCAGCTCACTTTATTGCGCGAGCCTACTTGCTGATTCATCGTGACAAGCTGGAATCAACCTTGCCGGATACTTGCTGCCAATGCGGCTGGAGCATGTACGACAAACCAGCCGAGGATCATGTAGAGAGTTCCGGCGGGCAGGCAATTCCTGCCAGTTCGCAATTGCCAGCTAGCCATTGA